From Pseudomonas sp. LS1212, the proteins below share one genomic window:
- a CDS encoding isoprenyl transferase codes for MEKTKQAVPSTVPRHVAIIMDGNNRWAKKRLLPGVAGHKAGVDAVRAVIEVCADAKVEVLTLFAFSSENWQRPAEEVGALMELFFSALRREAKRLNENNISLRIIGDRSRFHPELQTAMREAEALTAGNKGFILQIAANYGGQWDIAQAAQRLAREVQAGHLRPEDITPELLQTCLATGDLPLPDLCIRTGGEHRISNFLLWQLAYAELYFSDLYWPDFKHEAMRKALADFASRQRRFGKTSEQVESGARA; via the coding sequence ATGGAAAAGACTAAGCAGGCTGTGCCGTCTACGGTACCGCGCCACGTCGCGATCATCATGGATGGGAATAATCGCTGGGCGAAGAAGCGCCTGCTGCCCGGCGTAGCCGGGCACAAGGCCGGCGTGGATGCGGTGCGCGCGGTCATCGAGGTGTGCGCCGACGCCAAGGTTGAGGTGCTCACGCTGTTCGCCTTCTCGAGCGAGAACTGGCAGCGCCCGGCCGAAGAGGTCGGGGCCTTGATGGAGCTGTTCTTCTCGGCGCTGCGGCGTGAAGCCAAGCGCTTGAACGAGAACAATATCAGCCTGCGGATCATCGGTGATCGCTCGCGCTTCCATCCGGAATTGCAGACGGCCATGCGCGAGGCTGAAGCGCTGACGGCCGGCAACAAGGGCTTCATTCTGCAGATCGCCGCCAATTACGGCGGTCAGTGGGATATCGCCCAGGCTGCCCAGCGGCTCGCCCGGGAAGTGCAGGCCGGTCATCTGAGGCCGGAAGACATTACCCCGGAGCTGCTGCAGACCTGTCTGGCAACCGGTGATCTGCCGTTGCCCGATCTGTGTATCCGCACCGGTGGCGAGCATCGCATCAGCAACTTCCTGCTGTGGCAGCTGGCCTATGCCGAGTTGTACTTCAGTGATCTGTACTGGCCGGACTTCAAACACGAGGCCATGCGCAAGGCGCTGGCCGATTTCGCTTCGCGTCAGCGTCGTTTCGGTAAAACGAGCGAACAGGTCGAATCTGGAGCTCGTGCTTAA
- a CDS encoding phosphatidate cytidylyltransferase: MLKQRIITALILLPIALGGFFLLEGAGFALFIGLVVSLGAWEWARLAGFEAQSYRVGYAGIVAVSLLLLYLVPGLAPWILGASVLWWLLATFLVLTYPKTSENWSSAACKLLFGFLILLPAWQGLVLLKQWPLGNWLILSVMVLVWAADIGAYFSGKAFGKRKLAPQVSPGKSWEGLYGGLLLSLIITTVVAVSREWTAGELILGLLGAAVVVLVSVVGDLTESMFKRRSGIKDSSNLLPGHGGVLDRIDSLTAAIPVFAVLLWAANWGVM, encoded by the coding sequence ATGCTTAAACAACGAATCATCACCGCGTTGATTCTGCTGCCGATCGCCCTGGGCGGTTTTTTCCTTCTGGAAGGCGCAGGGTTTGCCCTGTTCATTGGTCTGGTGGTGAGTCTTGGCGCCTGGGAATGGGCGCGTCTGGCCGGATTCGAAGCGCAGTCGTATCGAGTCGGTTATGCCGGGATCGTCGCGGTTTCGCTGTTGCTGCTCTATCTGGTGCCTGGTCTGGCCCCCTGGATATTGGGCGCTTCGGTTCTCTGGTGGCTGTTGGCGACCTTTCTGGTGCTGACCTATCCAAAAACCAGTGAAAACTGGTCCAGCGCGGCCTGCAAGCTGCTGTTCGGCTTCCTGATTCTGCTGCCGGCCTGGCAAGGGCTGGTGCTGCTCAAGCAATGGCCGCTGGGCAACTGGTTGATCCTGTCGGTGATGGTGCTGGTTTGGGCTGCCGATATTGGCGCCTATTTTTCCGGCAAGGCTTTCGGCAAGCGCAAGCTGGCGCCTCAGGTCAGCCCGGGCAAGAGCTGGGAAGGCCTGTATGGCGGGTTGCTGCTCAGCCTGATCATCACTACCGTGGTTGCCGTTTCCCGCGAGTGGACCGCTGGCGAGCTGATCCTGGGCTTGCTGGGTGCTGCCGTGGTTGTGTTGGTATCGGTGGTGGGTGATTTGACCGAAAGCATGTTCAAGCGCCGCTCGGGTATCAAGGACAGCAGCAATCTGCTGCCTGGCCATGGCGGGGTGCTTGATCGCATCGATAGTCTGACGGCTGCCATTCCGGTATTCGCGGTGTTGCTGTGGGCTGCGAACTGGGGTGTGATGTGA
- the ispC gene encoding 1-deoxy-D-xylulose-5-phosphate reductoisomerase: MSRPQQITVLGATGSIGLSTLDVIARHPDRYQVFALSGYSRLSELLALCVRHAPAYAVVPQAAAAQGLQADLRAAGVRTQVLVGEEGLCQVAAAPEVDAVMAAIVGAAGLRPTLAAVEAGKKVLLANKEALVMSGALFMQAVRRSGAVLLPIDSEHNAIFQCLPGDFSRGLGKVGVRRILLTASGGPFRETPLAELADVTPEQACAHPNWSMGRKISVDSASMMNKGLELIEACWLFDARPSQIEVVVHPQSVIHSLVDYVDGSVLAQLGNPDMRTPIAHALAWPERIDSGVAPLDLFAIARLDFQAPDEQRFPCLRLARQAAEAGNNAPAMLNAANEVAVSAFLERRIRYPEIASIIEHVLNLEPVVAVQALDAVFAADAKARQLAELWLRDHGR; encoded by the coding sequence GTGAGCCGCCCTCAACAGATCACCGTACTGGGTGCCACCGGTTCCATTGGCCTGAGTACCCTGGACGTCATCGCCCGTCACCCCGATCGTTACCAGGTGTTCGCCCTGAGTGGCTACTCGCGCCTGAGCGAGCTGCTGGCGTTGTGCGTGCGCCATGCGCCGGCCTACGCCGTCGTGCCTCAAGCGGCTGCAGCGCAGGGTTTGCAGGCGGATTTGCGTGCGGCCGGTGTCCGCACTCAGGTGCTGGTGGGCGAAGAGGGGTTGTGTCAGGTCGCCGCTGCGCCCGAGGTCGACGCCGTGATGGCGGCGATCGTCGGTGCGGCGGGCTTGCGGCCAACCCTGGCGGCCGTTGAAGCCGGCAAGAAAGTATTGTTGGCCAACAAAGAGGCGCTGGTGATGTCCGGCGCTCTGTTCATGCAGGCGGTTCGCCGCAGCGGTGCGGTATTGCTGCCGATCGACAGCGAGCACAATGCGATTTTCCAGTGTCTGCCAGGGGATTTCTCGCGCGGGCTGGGCAAGGTCGGTGTTCGGCGTATTCTGCTCACAGCCTCCGGTGGCCCCTTTCGGGAGACGCCGCTGGCCGAGCTGGCGGACGTTACGCCGGAACAGGCATGTGCCCATCCGAACTGGTCCATGGGTCGCAAGATCTCGGTCGACTCGGCGAGCATGATGAACAAGGGGCTGGAGCTGATCGAGGCCTGTTGGCTGTTCGATGCCCGGCCGTCCCAGATCGAAGTGGTGGTACACCCGCAAAGCGTGATTCATTCGCTGGTCGATTACGTCGATGGCTCGGTGCTGGCGCAGTTGGGCAACCCTGATATGCGTACACCGATCGCCCATGCCCTGGCTTGGCCGGAACGGATCGACTCCGGCGTGGCTCCGCTGGATCTGTTCGCCATTGCCCGGCTGGATTTCCAGGCACCCGACGAGCAGCGTTTCCCGTGCCTGCGCCTGGCGCGCCAGGCAGCCGAGGCTGGCAACAATGCACCGGCAATGCTCAACGCCGCCAATGAGGTGGCCGTGTCGGCATTTCTCGAGCGGCGCATCCGCTATCCCGAGATCGCGAGTATTATCGAACACGTACTAAACCTTGAGCCGGTCGTCGCGGTCCAGGCGCTGGATGCGGTATTTGCCGCCGATGCGAAGGCGCGCCAATTGGCAGAACTCTGGTTGCGTGATCACGGTCGATAG
- the rseP gene encoding sigma E protease regulator RseP: MSALYMIIGTLVALGVLVTFHEFGHFWVARRCGVKVLRFSVGFGTPLLRWRDRQGTEYVVAAIPLGGYVKMLDEREGEVPADQLDQSFNRKSVRQRIAIVAAGPVANFLLALVFFWVLAMLGTQQVRPVIGAVESGSIAAVAGLSAGQEIVSVDGEPTTGWSEVNLQLIHRLGESGSLQIVVRDEGSSAEEPRVLALNNWLKGADEPDPIRSLGIRPWRPALAPVLAELDPKGPAKAAGLKTGDRLLTLDGVALTDWQQVVDTVRAHPGGKVAFKVERDGAPFDVSLTLASRGEGKAASGYLGAGVKAVEWPSTMLREVSYGPVAAIGEGFERTWTMSVLTLDSLKKMLFGELSVKNLSGPITIAKVAGASAQSGVGDFLNFLAYLSISLGVLNLLPIPVLDGGHLLFYLIEWARGRPLSDRVQGWGVQIGISLVVGVMLLALINDLGRL; the protein is encoded by the coding sequence ATGAGTGCGCTCTACATGATTATCGGCACCCTGGTGGCATTGGGTGTGCTGGTCACCTTTCACGAATTCGGTCACTTTTGGGTGGCGCGCCGGTGCGGCGTCAAGGTCCTGCGTTTTTCCGTGGGCTTCGGCACGCCCTTGCTGCGCTGGCGTGACCGTCAGGGTACGGAATATGTCGTGGCGGCAATTCCCCTGGGCGGCTACGTCAAGATGCTCGACGAGCGTGAGGGCGAAGTGCCGGCCGATCAGCTCGACCAGTCGTTCAACCGCAAGTCGGTGCGCCAGCGCATTGCAATAGTGGCGGCCGGCCCTGTCGCCAACTTTCTGCTGGCCCTGGTGTTCTTCTGGGTGCTGGCCATGCTCGGCACTCAGCAGGTGCGTCCGGTCATCGGTGCGGTCGAAAGCGGCAGTATCGCGGCCGTTGCCGGGCTCAGTGCCGGTCAGGAAATTGTTTCGGTCGATGGCGAGCCGACGACGGGGTGGTCTGAGGTCAATCTGCAACTGATCCACCGTCTGGGCGAGAGTGGCTCGCTGCAAATTGTGGTTCGCGACGAGGGTTCGAGCGCAGAAGAGCCACGCGTGCTGGCCCTGAACAACTGGCTCAAGGGTGCTGACGAGCCGGATCCGATTCGCTCGCTGGGCATTCGCCCCTGGCGTCCGGCGCTGGCGCCGGTGCTTGCCGAACTGGATCCGAAAGGCCCGGCAAAGGCCGCCGGGCTCAAGACCGGCGATCGGTTGCTGACCCTCGACGGCGTGGCCTTGACCGACTGGCAACAGGTGGTAGATACGGTTCGCGCGCATCCGGGCGGCAAGGTTGCCTTCAAGGTCGAGCGTGACGGTGCGCCGTTCGATGTTTCGCTGACCCTCGCCAGCCGTGGCGAAGGCAAGGCGGCAAGTGGCTATCTCGGGGCCGGGGTAAAAGCTGTCGAATGGCCATCAACCATGCTCCGCGAAGTGAGTTACGGGCCTGTCGCGGCCATCGGCGAAGGGTTCGAGCGGACCTGGACCATGAGTGTCCTGACCCTCGACTCACTGAAGAAAATGCTCTTCGGCGAGCTCTCGGTAAAAAACTTGAGCGGACCGATAACCATTGCTAAAGTGGCGGGCGCTTCGGCCCAGTCCGGCGTGGGTGATTTTCTGAATTTCCTCGCCTACCTGAGCATTAGCCTGGGGGTTCTTAATTTGCTGCCCATTCCTGTATTGGATGGGGGGCATTTGCTGTTTTACCTGATCGAATGGGCGCGTGGTCGTCCCTTGTCGGATCGGGTGCAGGGTTGGGGGGTCCAGATCGGTATCAGTTTGGTAGTAGGGGTCATGCTGCTTGCCCTGATAAACGATTTGGGTCGACTGTAA
- the bamA gene encoding outer membrane protein assembly factor BamA yields MKRLLLTAVLAVLMIAEVHAESFTISDIRVNGLQRVSAGSVFGALPLNVGDEADDRRLVDSTRALFKTGFFQDIQLSRDGNVLIITVVERPSVSSIEIEGNKAITTEDLMKGLKQSGLAEGEIFQRATLEGVRNELHRQYVAQGRYSASVDTEVVPQPRNRVALKVKINEGTVAAIQHINIVGNTVFPDEDLIDLFELKTSNWLSFFKNDDKYAREKLSGDLERLRSYYLDRGYINMDIASTQVSITPDKKNVYITVNVNEGEKYSVREVKLSGDLKVPEDQIRSLLLVQPGQVFSRKVMTTTSELITRRLGNEGYTFANVNGVPQPHDEDHTVDITFVVDPGKRAYVNRINFRGNTKTEDEVLRREMRQMEGGWASTYLIDQSKTRLERLGFFKEVNVETPAVPGTDDQVDVNYSVEEQASGSITASVGFAQSAGLILGGSISQNNFLGTGNKVSVGLTRSEYQSRYNFGFVDPYWTADGVSLGYNAFYRTTDYDDLDVDVASYSVDSLGAGVNVGYPISETSRLTFGLTAQQDEIKTGVFTVDEIFDFVEQEGDKYLNFKASAGWSESTLNKGVLATRGHSQSLVLESTTPGSDLSFFKLDYRGQLFQPLSEKYTMRLHTQLGYGDGYGSTSGLPFYENYFAGGFNSVRGFKDSSLGPRSTPSKGTRPGTREDPDQDPLPFGGNVLIQGGAELLFPLPFVKDQRSLRTSVFWDVGNVFDTNCGSKPSCEDIGVGGLASSVGLGVTWITALGPLSFSLAMPVKKPDDADTQVFQFSLGQTF; encoded by the coding sequence ATGAAACGTCTGCTGCTAACTGCGGTTCTCGCCGTACTGATGATCGCTGAAGTTCACGCTGAGTCCTTCACCATCTCCGATATTCGCGTCAATGGCCTGCAACGGGTATCCGCCGGCAGTGTCTTTGGCGCCTTGCCATTGAACGTCGGGGATGAAGCGGATGATCGACGCCTGGTGGATTCCACGCGTGCGTTGTTCAAAACCGGTTTCTTCCAGGATATCCAACTGAGTCGCGACGGCAACGTCCTGATCATTACTGTAGTCGAACGTCCTTCGGTCTCAAGTATTGAAATCGAAGGCAACAAGGCGATCACCACCGAAGACCTGATGAAAGGGCTGAAACAGTCCGGCCTGGCCGAAGGTGAAATCTTCCAGCGCGCCACCCTCGAAGGTGTTCGCAACGAGCTGCATCGCCAGTATGTCGCCCAGGGTCGCTACTCGGCCAGCGTGGATACCGAAGTGGTCCCGCAGCCGCGCAACCGTGTTGCGTTGAAGGTCAAGATCAACGAAGGCACCGTTGCGGCCATCCAGCACATCAACATTGTGGGCAACACCGTCTTCCCGGACGAAGACCTGATCGACCTGTTCGAACTCAAGACCAGCAACTGGCTGTCGTTCTTCAAGAACGACGACAAGTATGCGCGTGAAAAACTCTCCGGTGACCTGGAGCGTCTGCGTTCCTACTACCTGGACCGCGGCTATATCAACATGGATATCGCCTCCACCCAGGTATCGATCACGCCAGACAAGAAAAACGTCTATATCACGGTCAACGTCAACGAAGGCGAGAAGTACAGCGTTCGTGAAGTGAAGCTCTCCGGCGACCTGAAGGTCCCTGAAGACCAGATCCGCTCGCTGTTGCTGGTCCAGCCGGGCCAGGTATTCTCGCGCAAGGTCATGACCACCACCTCCGAGCTGATCACCCGTCGCCTGGGTAACGAAGGCTACACCTTCGCCAACGTCAACGGCGTGCCGCAGCCTCACGATGAAGACCACACCGTCGACATCACCTTCGTGGTCGATCCGGGCAAGCGCGCCTACGTGAACCGCATCAACTTCCGTGGCAACACCAAGACCGAAGACGAAGTGCTGCGTCGTGAAATGCGCCAGATGGAAGGTGGCTGGGCTTCGACCTACCTGATCGACCAGTCCAAGACCCGTCTGGAACGCCTGGGCTTCTTCAAGGAAGTGAACGTCGAGACCCCGGCCGTTCCGGGCACCGACGACCAGGTCGACGTGAACTACAGCGTTGAAGAGCAGGCATCGGGTTCGATTACCGCCAGCGTCGGTTTCGCCCAGAGCGCCGGCCTGATCCTGGGTGGTTCGATCAGCCAGAACAACTTCCTCGGTACCGGTAACAAGGTATCGGTCGGCCTGACCCGCAGTGAATACCAGAGCCGCTACAACTTCGGCTTCGTGGACCCCTACTGGACTGCCGACGGCGTGAGCCTGGGTTACAACGCCTTCTACCGCACCACCGACTACGATGACCTCGACGTCGATGTGGCGAGCTACTCGGTGGACAGCCTGGGTGCAGGTGTCAACGTCGGTTACCCGATCAGCGAAACCTCGCGCCTGACCTTTGGTCTGACTGCTCAGCAGGACGAAATCAAGACCGGTGTCTTCACTGTTGACGAGATTTTCGACTTCGTTGAGCAGGAAGGCGACAAATACCTGAACTTCAAGGCATCGGCCGGTTGGTCCGAGTCGACCCTGAACAAGGGCGTACTGGCAACCCGCGGTCACTCGCAAAGCCTGGTGCTGGAAAGCACCACGCCGGGTAGCGACCTGTCCTTCTTCAAGCTCGACTACCGTGGCCAGCTGTTCCAGCCATTGAGCGAAAAGTACACCATGCGCCTGCATACCCAGTTGGGCTATGGTGATGGTTACGGTTCGACCTCGGGCCTGCCATTCTACGAAAACTACTTTGCCGGTGGTTTCAACTCGGTACGTGGCTTCAAGGACAGCAGCCTTGGCCCGCGCAGTACGCCAAGTAAAGGCACCCGTCCGGGTACCCGGGAAGACCCGGACCAGGATCCGCTGCCGTTCGGTGGCAACGTGTTGATCCAAGGTGGTGCAGAGCTGTTGTTCCCGCTGCCGTTCGTCAAGGATCAGCGCTCGCTGCGTACCTCGGTATTCTGGGACGTGGGTAATGTATTCGACACCAACTGTGGCTCCAAGCCTTCGTGCGAAGACATCGGCGTGGGCGGCCTGGCAAGTTCCGTGGGTCTGGGCGTGACCTGGATCACGGCGCTGGGTCCATTGAGCTTCAGCCTGGCGATGCCGGTCAAGAAACCGGACGACGCCGATACCCAGGTGTTCCAATTCTCTCTCGGTCAGACCTTCTAA
- a CDS encoding OmpH family outer membrane protein, giving the protein MRKLTQLVLLTAALVATPAFAEMKIAVLNYQMALLESDAAKKYAVDAEKKFGPQLTKLKSLESSAKGIQDRLVSGGDKMAQPERERLELEFKQKARDFQFQSKELNEAKAVADREMLKQLKPKLDGAVEAVIKKGGYDLVFERGAVIDVKPQYDITRQVIERMNQSR; this is encoded by the coding sequence GTGCGTAAGTTGACTCAACTGGTTCTTCTGACTGCGGCCCTGGTCGCGACTCCGGCCTTCGCGGAGATGAAAATTGCTGTTCTGAACTATCAAATGGCCCTGCTCGAATCGGACGCGGCGAAGAAGTACGCAGTGGATGCCGAGAAGAAGTTCGGCCCGCAACTGACCAAGCTCAAGTCGCTGGAAAGCAGCGCCAAGGGTATCCAGGATCGTCTGGTCAGCGGTGGCGACAAGATGGCTCAGCCTGAGCGCGAGCGTCTGGAGCTTGAATTCAAGCAAAAGGCGCGTGACTTCCAGTTCCAGTCCAAGGAACTGAACGAAGCCAAGGCCGTAGCTGACCGCGAAATGCTCAAGCAGCTCAAGCCGAAACTCGATGGCGCCGTGGAAGCAGTCATCAAGAAAGGTGGTTACGACCTGGTCTTCGAGCGCGGTGCAGTGATTGATGTCAAGCCTCAGTACGACATCACTCGCCAAGTCATCGAGCGCATGAACCAGTCGCGCTGA
- the lpxD gene encoding UDP-3-O-(3-hydroxymyristoyl)glucosamine N-acyltransferase, with product MTATMKLGQLAEYLGATLRGPVDKDITGLATLQEAGPTQLSFLANPQYRKFLADSKAAAVLLKAADAEGFAGDALIVADPYLAYARISHLFDPKPRAVAGIHPSAVVAQDAVVDASASIGAFAVIESAAQIGPGVTVGAHCYVGARSVIGEGGWLAPRVTLYHDVRIGKRVVIQSGAVLGGEGFGFANEKGVWQKIAQIGGVTVGDDVEIGVNTAIDRGALADTVIGNGVKLDNQIQIAHNVQVGDHTAMAACVGISGSTRIGKHCTIAGGVGMVGHIDVCDGVFVTGMTMVTHSITEPGAYSSGTAMQPAAQWRKSAARIRKLDDMSKRLQQLEKRVEAVTPGGKASSEG from the coding sequence ATGACGGCGACCATGAAGCTCGGCCAGTTGGCCGAGTACCTCGGGGCCACGTTGCGTGGCCCGGTGGACAAGGACATCACTGGGCTGGCCACGCTTCAAGAGGCCGGCCCGACTCAGCTGAGCTTTCTGGCCAACCCCCAGTACCGCAAGTTCCTGGCTGACAGCAAGGCAGCGGCCGTGCTGCTCAAGGCGGCTGACGCCGAGGGTTTTGCCGGGGATGCGCTGATCGTTGCCGATCCCTACCTGGCCTATGCCCGCATTTCCCATCTGTTCGATCCCAAGCCCAGGGCTGTGGCGGGTATTCACCCCAGCGCCGTAGTGGCCCAGGACGCAGTGGTCGATGCCAGCGCCAGTATCGGCGCGTTTGCCGTGATCGAAAGCGCTGCGCAGATTGGCCCGGGTGTGACCGTGGGCGCGCATTGCTATGTCGGCGCGCGTAGCGTGATCGGTGAAGGCGGCTGGTTGGCGCCTCGGGTAACCCTGTACCACGATGTTCGCATCGGCAAGCGGGTGGTCATCCAGTCCGGTGCCGTGCTCGGCGGAGAAGGCTTCGGCTTTGCCAACGAGAAAGGCGTGTGGCAGAAGATTGCCCAGATTGGCGGCGTGACCGTCGGCGACGATGTCGAAATCGGCGTGAATACCGCTATTGATCGCGGCGCCCTGGCCGATACCGTGATTGGCAACGGCGTCAAACTGGATAACCAGATCCAGATCGCACATAACGTGCAGGTCGGGGATCACACCGCCATGGCGGCCTGTGTCGGTATTTCCGGCAGCACCCGCATCGGCAAGCATTGCACCATCGCCGGCGGCGTCGGCATGGTTGGTCATATCGATGTCTGTGATGGTGTATTCGTCACTGGCATGACCATGGTTACCCACTCGATTACCGAGCCGGGTGCCTATTCTTCCGGTACGGCCATGCAGCCAGCGGCACAATGGCGCAAGAGTGCGGCGAGGATTCGCAAGTTGGACGACATGTCGAAACGCCTGCAACAGCTGGAAAAGCGCGTCGAGGCCGTGACCCCAGGCGGTAAAGCTTCATCAGAAGGCTGA
- the fabZ gene encoding 3-hydroxyacyl-ACP dehydratase FabZ, translating to MMDINEIREYLPHRYPFLLVDRVVELDVEAQRIRAYKNVSINEPFFNGHFPQHPIMPGVLIIEAMAQAAGILGFKMLDVKPADGTLYYFVGSDKLRFRQPVTPGDQLILEARFISSKRQIWKFECQASVDGKPVCSAEIICAERKL from the coding sequence ATGATGGACATCAACGAGATTCGCGAATACCTGCCCCACCGTTATCCGTTCCTGCTGGTGGACCGGGTAGTGGAACTGGATGTCGAGGCGCAGCGTATTCGTGCCTATAAGAATGTCAGCATCAACGAGCCGTTCTTCAATGGCCATTTCCCTCAGCATCCGATCATGCCGGGCGTACTGATCATCGAAGCCATGGCCCAGGCCGCCGGTATCCTTGGTTTCAAGATGCTCGACGTCAAGCCTGCCGACGGTACGCTCTACTACTTCGTAGGCTCGGACAAGCTGCGCTTCCGTCAGCCCGTGACGCCCGGCGATCAGTTGATCCTCGAGGCCAGGTTCATCAGCAGCAAGCGCCAGATCTGGAAGTTCGAATGCCAGGCGTCGGTGGATGGCAAGCCGGTATGCTCGGCCGAAATCATCTGTGCGGAACGCAAGCTATGA